DNA sequence from the Paenibacillus physcomitrellae genome:
GAACAGGCGACTCAAGCGCGTGTGGCTCCAGGGATGGCCGTCAAAGACCGTCTGAAGGCACTGCTCGATGATGCGGAGGCTCAGAAGCTGAGCGGGGAAGTGTACGACAATGCGCTTGCCGTGTATAAGAGCAACTTTGCTACAGCACGAGAGGTGAACGATGCGGCGAATCGCCTGTATGTGGAGCTCTACCATTCGTGGTGGCCGGACGTTAAAAATGAGTTTTAAGCCATAATCCATTTGCATTAGCTTAAACGCAACCTTAAAACCATTACTAAACCGATCGCTAAATCCATCGCTAAATCCATCAAAGAACCCATTCATAAACCCCTTACAAGCAGAAGGGCGACCCTCGCAGCTAATAGTGCTGCTGGAGGTCGCCTTGTTTGTTTCCTTATATGTCTTATGCCTGCTCTAAGTGTCTGCCGCCCTATGCTTCAGCAAGGGGTGTAATTAATACAATCCGCCGTAGCTCTTGTAGGTTCCGTATACCGTATTGGCATATTGATCCGCCAAAATAGGCCGGCCGTAAGAATCCGTAGCACCTGGATACCAGCCTGGTCCTCCGTTGTAATTGACCAGGCCTCTCCATACATCGCCGTTTGCCAGATTAATCATGTCATTAAGGATCATAGCGCCCATATAGACCTGGTCCTGCTGATCATTGTGGTTGTAGGCGTGTCCAAATGTCGAGCTGAATTCGCCCGAATAAGCGTTCCTTGTATTCGGCTCCACCTGCATTAACCCGTCGCCGCCGGATACGCCGCCTAAATTAGCGCCATAGCTTGTTTCCTGTTTGATAACGGCACAGATCAGCAGAGCGAAGTCACCGTTTTTGCCAAAATGATTATCTGCGTTGACTGCGTAATTCCAGATATAGCTCGGCGCTTCTCCCGGCTTGGATACATTTGAAGAGCCGCTGGTTACCAGGCTGAACGCTTCCCATGCACCGCCTACAGCTGCACGGTTCGCGACCAGAACGGCGCCGTTATTGAGATCGGTAGATACATATTGATTGTTGGCCATCGCTTGGAGCGCAATGCTGCCATCGTCCAGGTTCACTCTTCTGAATTTCTCCCACTGCTGAACACTGGTGCTTCTGGCGATCAGCTTGGCTCCCTGATTGAGGTCGGCGGCTACGTATTTATTGTTGGCCATGGACAACAGCGAGATGGTACCGTCCGAGTTGTTGATGATCTGAAACTGCTCCCAGGAGCTGGCCGAGGTCCGATTGGCTACGAGCGGATCGTTGCCGTAATTATCGGCGCTAACATAGTTGCTGTTGGCTCTTGACTGGAGGCTATATAAGGACGCTGCGGATACCTTTGCCGGTTGGAATGCGAGAAGCATAACGCCTAACAAAATCGCTAACGAACAAGCGGCCGATCGTTTCAAATAAGAATGAATCCTCATATTTAACACATCCTTCTCTCAAAATATGAAAACGATTACATTCTTGCGGGTCAAAAGAGATGAGACAACCTTAAGTGAGTAGGTGCACCCCCTTCGCGAGACGTATTAAAGCAGGTGGAATAGCTTTCCCAGCAAGCCATAGCCCTGCATCAGTTTGATTATCTATAAAAATACAATATTTGTAAACCTTTTTTTTCTAGCACAAACCCGCTTCATAGAAAAATAAAACCCCGGTTCAGGTTTAAAGAACCGGGGCATCCCCTTGTGTTGTCAGCGACAAGTTTAGCAGCGGGTTAGCGGGTTGTAGCACGGGGCCGGGATTCGGCTGCCTTACCGAAGGCCCGGCGGCCGAGCAGGCCAACCCCGAGCGCCAGCAGGGTAAGACCCGCTGCGAGCAGATACAGGTTAACGATGCCGATCCATTCGGCAAGGCCGGCCATGCCAAGCAGCGAGATGCAGAATACCAGATTCAACAGGGTAGCCTGGGCGGACAGCACTTTAGGCAGCTTTCCTTTATCTACGCTTTGCTGAATCAACGTACGCCGGTTTACGATCGACAGTTCGGCGAACGGTCCCATCAGCAGCACGAGAATGAGCGCGGCGAAAGGCCGGGTACTAATCGCATAGAGGATGGTCAGGATGCCGTACCCTGCCATCCCGATCAGCATGGTAGTCAAATAGCGGCTGCCGATAGCCCGGGCCAATGCCAGCACGAGTAAGCCGCCGCTGACCGTCCCTGCAAAGTAGGCTGCGTTAATAAATCCCCACCACTCTTCGCCTTGCCCAAGCGCTGTTTGAACGAAGGCGAGCGTAAAAGCGCCGACCCATACCGAACCGCCCAGCATGTCGATGATATCCATAAAGGTAAGCAGCCGCAGGCTCGGCATCTGCCAAATTAGTTTCCAGCCTTCGGTCAAGGTATGCCATTTGGATGATGGAACGTTTGCATCCGGGTCAGGCCAAACGCCGGTCTGGTCCGCGGAAGGTCTGATCTCTCCCGGCTCCTTGACGCCAAACGTTAAAGCTGCTGCCAATCCGTAGATAACGCCGGTTAACAGCAGTGTATGACTGGGGCCTAGCAAAGCGACGATAACGCCGCTTAGTCCCCAGCCGGCAAACTGAACGACTTGGTCGCTTACGCTGATCAGACCGTTGGCCTTCAGAAGCCCCTGCTCATGAACAACGAGCCGTGGAACAAGGGCATTGCGGGCGGGAACCGTCCATCCGTCGAGGAAGGACATAACAAACACGAGTGCAAAGACAAGAAAAAGCGAAGAGCCGGTCCCTTGAAGCTGCAGATATACGGCGAGACATAAGAACAGCAGGAACTGGCTCGACTGCGACAGGAGCAGCAGGGCAGGCAGCTTGAAACGGTGGATGAGCAGCGGCGCGATTAGCCCGCTGAGCATTTGGGCGCCGCTGCGCATTAACGGCATAAACGCTGCCGATACCAGAGATTCGGTCCGGTTCAGCACCAGTACTGTAAGTGCCATTATGTAAAGCACATCTGCAGCGTTTGCCGCAGTTTGAGTGGTCCACAGGTAATAGAAAGGACGGCTTAAGATTTGGGGTTTCATAGACAGGCAGTCTCCGT
Encoded proteins:
- a CDS encoding transglycosylase SLT domain-containing protein, translating into MRIHSYLKRSAACSLAILLGVMLLAFQPAKVSAASLYSLQSRANSNYVSADNYGNDPLVANRTSASSWEQFQIINNSDGTISLLSMANNKYVAADLNQGAKLIARSTSVQQWEKFRRVNLDDGSIALQAMANNQYVSTDLNNGAVLVANRAAVGGAWEAFSLVTSGSSNVSKPGEAPSYIWNYAVNADNHFGKNGDFALLICAVIKQETSYGANLGGVSGGDGLMQVEPNTRNAYSGEFSSTFGHAYNHNDQQDQVYMGAMILNDMINLANGDVWRGLVNYNGGPGWYPGATDSYGRPILADQYANTVYGTYKSYGGLY
- a CDS encoding MFS transporter, with the protein product MKPQILSRPFYYLWTTQTAANAADVLYIMALTVLVLNRTESLVSAAFMPLMRSGAQMLSGLIAPLLIHRFKLPALLLLSQSSQFLLFLCLAVYLQLQGTGSSLFLVFALVFVMSFLDGWTVPARNALVPRLVVHEQGLLKANGLISVSDQVVQFAGWGLSGVIVALLGPSHTLLLTGVIYGLAAALTFGVKEPGEIRPSADQTGVWPDPDANVPSSKWHTLTEGWKLIWQMPSLRLLTFMDIIDMLGGSVWVGAFTLAFVQTALGQGEEWWGFINAAYFAGTVSGGLLVLALARAIGSRYLTTMLIGMAGYGILTILYAISTRPFAALILVLLMGPFAELSIVNRRTLIQQSVDKGKLPKVLSAQATLLNLVFCISLLGMAGLAEWIGIVNLYLLAAGLTLLALGVGLLGRRAFGKAAESRPRATTR